In Sphingopyxis macrogoltabida, the sequence AACGGATGAACCGCTATTCGGCCAAGCGCATCCGCATCGCCGACCCGGCGCTCGGCGCGATCCGGGTCGATGGCGTCTACCGTGCCGGCGATCTCGACGCCTTCGTGGAAGGGATTACCGCGCTGCACCCGGTACGGCAGAATACCTTGGGCGACGAGATCGTTCTGCAGGGCAAATGACGAATGCGGCGGCCAGTGCTGCGCGAGACGGGCAGCGCATGGTCAAGAAAGTTTACGGTCGGGAAACCGGCAGGTCGTCAAATTTACCTAATCGCAATTCATTATTGCCATAGCGATTGCAGGAGTGGGGCCAGCAAGAGACTGTATTTGATGGAAATGCCAGCGCGGATCGAATCCGACGACGTGGGGAACGTCGCCAACGAGAGTGTTTCGCGCGGCTTTTTCGGCAAGCTCGGCGCGCGCAAGACGGCCCAGCGTGCCGCGACCGCGACCCTGCCGACCCACGAAGCGCTCCTTCTCCTCCAGAATTACGAGGAAAGCGGACAGGGCTGGTTCTGGTCGACCGACGCGCAGGGCCGCATCACCTATATCACCGATGCGACCGCAGAGCTGATGGGGCGAACCGGCAGACAGTTGCTCGGCACCGCCTTTACCGAATTGTTCTTGCCGGTCGACAGCCAGGGCGAGCGGCAGCGGACCTTGCCCTTCCTGCTCACGAAACAGTCGAAGTTCGAAGAGCTGCCGCTGCGCAGCGCGTTCGAGGGCGACGACCGCTGGTGGGCGGTGTCGGGGCGACCGCAGTTCGACAACTCGGGCAATTTCGCCGGCTATCGCGGCAGCGGCATGGACATCACCGCCCAGCGCCGGTCGGCCGAAGACGCATCGCGACTGGCGCTCTATGACTCGTTGACCGGGCTCGCCAATCGCTTCAACATCTCGAAAACGCTCGAAACGACGCTTTCCGCCTTTGCCACCCAGCAGCGTTCGTGCGCGATCATGCTGCTCGACCTCGACCGCTTCAAGCAGGTCAACGACACGCTCGGTCATCCGGCGGGCGACGCGCTGCTCAAGCAGGTCGCCGAACGGCTGCTCAAGATCGTCGGCGACAAGGAAATGGTCAGCCGGCTGGGCGGTGATGAATTCCAGATCATCCTCCCCGATCAGGAAGACCGCGGCAAGCTGGGCGATCTGGCGGCCGACATCATCGCCAGCCTGTCGCAGCCCTATTCGGTCGAAGGCAGCCGCTGCATCATCGGCGCGTCGGTCGGCGTCGCAATTGCGCCGTTCGACGGTACGAGCCGCGACGATCTGGTGCGAAATGCCGATCTTGCCCTCTATGCCGCGAAGGGCAACGGCCGCGGCCGTTTCCGTTTCTATTCGAACGACCTGCATCAGGCGGCCGAGGATCGCCGCGCGCTCGAGGAAGATCTGCGCGACGCACTGTCGCGCGGCGAGATGCAGCTCGGTTATCAACCCGTCGTCCAGTCCAAATCGAACATGGTGACCGGGGTCGAAGCGCTGGTTCGCTGGAACCATCCGGAGCGGGGGATGATTTCGCCTGCGACCTTCGTGCCGATCGCCGAAGAGGCGAATATGATCTGGGCGCTCGGCGAATGGGTATTGCGCAAGGCGTGCGAGGACGCGGCAAGCTGGCCCGGCGACATGCGCGTTGCGGTCAATGTTTCGCCGATCCAGTTCGCGAACGAGGAATTGCCGAAGATCGTCGCGAGCGCGCTCGCCTCGACCGGCCTGCCGCCCGACCGGCTCGAACTCGAAATCACCGAAAGCGTCTTCCTTGGCGATTCGGCCGAAACGGCGCGCATGTTCAAGGCGCTGAAGGGACTCGGCGTCCGGCTGGCACTCGACGATTTCGGCACCGGCTATTCGTCGCTCGGCTATCTGCAGTCGGCGCCGTTCGACAAGATCAAGATCGACCAGAGCTTCGTGCGCGGCGCGACGGTGCCGGGATCGCGCAACGCCGCGATCATCGCCGCGATTGTCGCGCTCGCCGAGGCGCTCGAGATGGAAACGACCGCCGAGGGCATCGAATCGCTCGACCAGCTCGACCTCGTCCGCAAACTGGGGGTCAGCCATGTGCAGGGCTATGTCTACAGCAAGGCGGTGGCGCACGACGAACTCCTCGAACATGCCGAGGCGCGATCGTGGACGATCAAGCCGGCCGGCCCGGCCAAGCAGCGCAACGACCGTTTCCAGATGTTCCGCAAGGCGGGCGCGATCCACGACAATCATCGCTATGCCGTGGTCATCCGCAACCTGTCGGCGACGGGCGCCTTTATCGAAGGCATTATCGACGTGCCGACCGGCACCCGGTTCGTCATCGATTTCGGCGAAGGGCAACTGGCGACCGCGACGGTGCGGCGGTCGATGAAGCACCAGCAGGGCGTCGAATTCGAACAGTCGCTGGTCAGCGACGGCAATGGCGGGCTGTGCACGCGCCACCGCGTGTCACCCTATCTGATTGCGGCGGCCACCCAGCAATCGGGCGGTTTGTCGGTTCCGCTGTTCTCGACCACCAGCGACTATACCGGAACCTGATCTGCCGCTGTCCGTTTCATCTTCGACGATCGATCGACGGAGAAGAGGAATGGCAGAAACGAAAATCTTCGCGCGGCTGAAGGCCGACCACGACCGGCACCGCAAATTGCTCGACCAGATCGATGCGACGCAGGGCGACAGCGACGACCGCGAAAAGCTGTTCGAGGCGTTTCGCGTCGAAGTGACCGCGCATGCGGCGTCCGAAGAGATGTCGCTTTACGCTACGATGCTCGCCGATCCCGACCTCCGCGAAGAGGCGCAGCACAGCGTGTCGGAGCATAAGGAAATCGACGACATGCTCACCGAACTCTACGAGATGGACTTCGCTTCGACCGGCTGGCTGACGCGCTTTCGCACCATGAAACACCGTTACCTCCACCATATCGATGAAGAAGAGGAGGAGATGTTCCCCGCCGCCGAGAAGGAGCTGTCCGACGCGCGGAAGAAGGAACTGATCAAGATTTTCGAAAAGGAAAAGCCGAAGGAAAAGGCAAAGGCGGCGGCCGAGGAGCCGTCGAGCGAAGAGGCGCGGGACTAACCCCGCCTCGACTTTCCGCGTCTTCCCCGTCATAGGCGCGCGCCATGACCGACAGATTCGCATTTCGGGTCGCCGCGACCGACGGCGCCGCGCGCACCGGCGTCATCGCCATGCAGCGCGGCGAGATCCGTACCCCCGCTTTCATGCCCGTCGGCACCGCCGCGACGGTCAAGGCGATGCGCCCCGCCGAAGTGCGCGCGACCGGCGCCGACATCATCCTCGGCAACACCTATCATCTGATGCTGCGGCCCGGCGCCGAGCGGATGGCGCGGCTCGGCGGTCTCCACAATTTCATGGGTTGGGACCGCCCGATCCTGACCGACAGCGGCGGCTATCAGGTGATGAGCTTGTCGGCGCTGACCAAGCAGAGCGAGGAAGGCGTCGCGTTCAAGAGTCATCTCGACGGCTCGCGGCATATGCTGACCCCCGAACGCTCGATGGAAATCCAGCGGCTGCTGGGCAGCGACATCGTGATGGCGTTCGACGAATGTCCGCCGAACGGCGTCGACGCAAAACGCGCCGAGGCGAGCATGGAGCGTTCAATGCGCTGGGCGGCGCGCAGCCGTGCGGGTTTCGATGCAGGCGGCGAGCATGCGGAGCGGGCGGCGCTGTTCGGCATCCAGCAGGGATCGTTGGACGAGACATTGCGCGCCCGCTCGGCGGCGGCGCTGACCGACATCGGCTTCGACGGCTATGCGATCGGCGGCCTCGCCGTTGGCGAGGGGCAGGATGCGATGTTCGGCGTGCTCGATTATGCGCCCGGCCAGCTCCCCGCCGACAAGCCGCGTTACCTGATGGGGGTCGGCAAGCCCGACGACCTTGTCGGCGCCGTGGCGCGCGGGGTCGATATGTTCGATTGCGTGCTGCCGACGCGGTCGGGACGTAACGGGCAGGCCTTCACCTGGGACGGCCCGGTCAATATCCGCAACGCCAAACATGCCGAGGATATGGCGCCGCTCGACGCCGACTGTTCCTGTCCCGTCTGCACGACCTGGTCGCGGGCCTATCTCCACCACCTCGTCCGGGCCGGCGAGATGCTGGGCGCGATGCTGATGACTCAGCATAATCTTCATTTCTATCAGGTACTGATGCAGCGCATGCGCGATGCGATCGCCGCTGGCAGTTTCGCGGCGTTCCGGAGCGATTTCGAGGCGCGCTACCGGCGCTGAGATCAGCTCAGCTTGTTGAGAAGGTCGATCATCGACTGCGGGATCGATTCATCGACCGCAGTATCATAGGCCCGGCGCAGCGCGAGGTTTACATCCTGCGCCTTGCGGGGATTTTTCTTTTCGGCATCTTTCCCGGCCGGCTTTTGGGGCGACGAACCGGGTTCAGATGGCATTATCGAAGCATCCGCTGGACATGGGGCCTTGTGCTAAACGTGCGTTCGCCAAACTGCAATGGCGCGTTTGTTCCTTCCGCAGGAAACTAATTTGCGGCTAAATCGTTCCCTTACGGCGTAATTTGTCCGGCGCAGGATGCGTCGTGACCGGGTTTCGCTTGGTTTCGTGCGGGTTTCGGGGCAGGCTCTGCCTGTATCAGGAGGTATATCATGTCATTGGGTCAGGCGATTGCGCCGCATCTTCCCTATCTCCGGCGCTATGGCCGCGCGATTTCGGGGAGCCAGCAGAGCGGCGATGCGCTGGTCGCACGCCTGCTCGAGACGCTGGTCGCCAACCCCGGGTCGGTCGATGCGGAAGCCGACCTGCGCATCCAGCTCTACCGCATGGTCCACGACAATTTCGGCCTGATGAATCAGGAAGCGGCGAACGACGACCAGAAGGCGCTGTCCGAGATCGCGATCGCCGACGCGCGGCTGCGTCGCATTCCCTCGCTCGCGCGGCAGGCGCTGCTGTTGACCGCGGTCGAAGGGTTCAGCCCCGAAGACACCGGCCGCATCATCGGCCGCGACGCCGGCGCCGTCGATGCGCTGATTGCCGAGGCGACCGACGAGATCGACCGCCAGACGCGCGCGCGCATCCTGATTATCGAGGACGAGCCGATCATCGCGATGGACATCGAAATGATCGTTCGCGACTTGGGTCACGACGTCGTTGCCGTCGCGACGACGCACCGCGAGGCGGTCGACGAAGCGCAAAAGCATCAGCCGGGGCTGGTGCTCGCCGACATCCAGCTCGCCGACAACAGCTCGGGGATCGAGGCGGTGCAGGAGATCCTCTCCGACGTGAAGCTCCCCGTCATCTTCATCACCGCTTTCCCCGAACGACTGCTGACCGGCGACCGGCCCGAGCCGGCGTTCCTGCTGACCAAGCCCTATCAGCCCGCGACCTTGCGCGCGGCGATTTCGCAGGTGCTGTTCTTCGACGAAAGCACGGTCCCGGCCTGAATAGCCGCGGCGGGGGTTGCTACCTTGTCGGCGGCGGGCGATAGCCGCCGTCGATGACTGTACCCGACGCTTCCGCCCGCCAGTCGGCGCTCGACCGCCTGACCGCCCACGCTCCTTTTCTTGCGCGGCTGGTGGATATCAATCCGGATGATATCCAGCGTTTCCTTGCCGAAGGAACCGATGCTGCGCTGGCTTCGGTCACGCCGCCGCAGGTCGACGACGATATCATGCGGACGCTTCGCCAGTGGCGCGGGCGGATGGCGCTGCTCCTCGCGCTGGGCGACCTGTCGGGCGAGCATGATGTGGCGACGACGACGCGGTTGCTGACGGCCTTTGCCGACGAAGCCTGCGATGCGGCGCTTGCCGCCGCCTTCGCGGAACGCGTGCCGGGCGAAGAACCGCGCGGGCTCGCGGTGATCGCGCTCGGCAAGCTCGGCAGTCACGAACTCAACTATTCGTCGGACATCGATCCGATCCTGATCTTCGATCCCGACACCATGCCGCGGCGCCAGCGCGACGACCCCGACGAAGCGGCGGTGCGGATCGCGCGGCGGATGGTCGAAATCTTGTCGGCGCGTACCGGCGACGGCCATGTGCTGCGCGTCGATCTGCGTCTGCGGCCGCATCCCGAAGTGACGCCGATCGTGCTGCCGGTGAATGCCGCGATTTCCTATTATGAATCGGAAGCGCTGGCGTGGGAGCAGGCGGCCTTCATCCGCTCGCGCGCCTCGGCTGGCGACCGGGCGCTCGGCGAGCGCTTCCTGAGCGCGATCCAGCCCTTTATCTGGCGCCGCAGCCTCGATTTCCGCCAGCTCAAGGAAATCGGTGCGATGAGCGACCGCATCCGCGACCATTTCGCGCAGGGGCAGGCGTTCGGTCCGGGTTACGACCTGAAGCGCGGTCGCGGCGGAATTCGCGAGATCGAGTTTTTCGCGCAGGTCCACCAGCTCATCTACGGCGGGCGCGATCCGTCGCTGCGCCCGCCCGCCACGGTCGATGCGCTCGCGGCGCTTGCCGAGGCGGGGCGGATCGAGGCTGAAATCGCCAAGCGCCTGTCGGGCCATTACGCGACGCTACGCCGTGTCGAGCATCGGCTGCAGATGATCGAGGATCAACAGACGCATAGTCTGCCGGTGCAGCCGGCGGCGCTCGATTGCGTCGCCCGGCTCGACGGGCATGCCGACGGTGCGGCGCTGCTCGCGATGCTGGAGCCCGTCGTGACCGATGTCGGGGCCTGCTACGACCGGCTCGTCGCCGAACGTGCGGTGACCGCTGGCCTGCCGAAGGGCGAAGGCGAACTGGCGGCGCAGCTCATGGGTGCGGGGTTCGACCCGCCCGATGCGGCGCTACGCACGATCGCCGAATGGCGCGGCGGCAAACAGCGCGCGCTGCGCAGTCCGGCGGCGCTCGATGCGCTGGAAACGGTGCTCCCCGAACTGGTGAAGGCGCTCGGCGCCGCACCCGATCCCGATGGCGCGTTGCTGCGCTTCGACAAACTTGTCGCCGGCCTGCCGAGCGCGGTCAATTTCTTCCACCTGCTCGCGGCGCAGCCCGCCCTTGCGAAGGTCGCGACTCGGGTGCTGTCGCTCGCGCCGACGCTCGCCGATGCGCTGGCGACCCGGGTTGAACTGATCGAAGGGCTGATCGACAGCCGCGCCTTCGATGCGCCCGCCGACACCGAAGCCTTGCGCGCCGAATGGGCACCAGGGCTGGCGGGGCTCGATTATGAGCGGCTGCTCGATCGCGTACGCGATCGCGTCGGCGAGCGGCGCTTCGCCTATGGCGTGCAATTGATCGCCGGAGCGACCGATCCTTTGATCATCGCGCGCGGTTACGCCGATCTCGCCGAGGCGGCGCTCGGGGTGCTTGGCGACGCGACCGTTGCCGAATTCGTCGCGGCGCACGGACGCATTGCGGACAGCGAACTGATCGTGCTGGCGCTCGGCCGGCTGGGCGGGCGGGCGCTGACCCACGCGTCGGACCTCGATCTCATCTATCTGTTCACCGGCGACCATCTCGCCGAATCGGACGGACCGCGGCCGCTGGGTGCGACGACCTATTACAACCGCCTTGCGCAGCGGGTGACCGCAGCGATGTCGGTGCCGACCGCGGCAGGCAAGCTGTATGACGTCGATACGCGGCTCCGCCCGTCGGGGGAGCAGGGGCCGCTCGTCGTCACGCTCGACAGCTTCGAACGCTACCAGCGCGAGGAGGCGTGGACGTGGGAGCATATGGCGCTGCTTCGCGCGCGTCCCGTCTATGGATCGGCCGGGCCCCGGGCCGATGTCGGCCGGATCATCGCCGAACTGCTCTCGATGCCGCGCGATCCCGCGAAGCTGGCACAGGACGCGGCAGAAATGCGCGACAGGATAGCGGCGCATAAGCCCCCCAAAGGGACGCTCGATATCAAGGGCGGACCCGGCGGGCTCGTCGACCTCGAATTCGCGATGCAGGTGACGCAGCTTGCCAGCGGGCAATGTCACGACCCCAATATCGCCGCCGCGCTGGCGTGCCTGAAGGCAGCCGGACTTGCGCCGGCGGAGGTGTGTGACGCGCACGGGCTGCTGGCGCGAATGCTCGTGATGCTGCGTCTCACCGCGCCCGAGGGCGAGCCAGCCACCGCCGCAGCGCGGCAACTTGTCGCGAGTGCGTGCGGCGAGCCGGGCTGGCCGCAACTGCTTGCCGCGCACGACGCGGCACGGCAGGAGGTCGCGAGCTGGTGGGCATCGATTCGCCCGCAAATGCCGGTACAGCAGGAGACAGGATCATGAGCGGCCCGCAAATCGGAGATGCCATTCCGGCGGTCAAACTTCTCGATGCCGACGGCGCGACGATCGACGTCGCCGCGATGAAGGGCGCGCCGCTGGTCGTCTATTTCTACCCCAAGGCCGATACGCCCGGCTGTACGGTCGAGGCGCAGGATTTCACGCGTCTCGCGCCCGAATTCGCGCATCTGAAGGCGCAGGTGCTCGCGGTGTCGCGCGACGCGCCGGCGAAGCTCTGCAAGTTCCGCGACAAATACGGGCTGACCGTCCGCCTCGCTTCGGACGAGGACGGCGCGGTGTGCGAAGCGTTCGGCACATGGGTCGAAAAGCAGAATTACGGCCGCACCTATATGGGGATCGAACGCTCGACCTTCCTGTTCGGTGCCGACGGCAAGCTGGCGAAGGAATGGCGCAAGGTCCGCGTGAAAGGCCATGCCGAGGCGGTGCTGGAGGCGGCGAAGGCGCTCTGACATGACGAGTTTGGGTGAAGCCGCACGGGCCGTGCTGCTGACGCCGGACCCGCACGACAAGCGCCGCGCCGCGCGCAGCCTAGCGCGCGCGTGGCGGCAGGGGCGGCTCGACCATCGCTGCGACGTCGCGATGCCCTACCAGCCCGCCTGGCCGGCGACGCCCGAACTGCTGCCGCCGAACCAGATGCCGCGGCGGCGCAAGGGCGGGTCGGAGCGCGGTCGGATCGCGCTACTCCACGCCCTCGCGCACATCGAATTCGTTGCGATCGATCTGGCGGTCGACCTGATCGGACGCTTCGGCGGTGAATTTCCGCGCCAGTTCGTCGACGACTGGATCGGCGTCGCCGCCGACGAAGCGATGCATTTCGCTCTGCTCGACCGTCGTTTGCGCGGCCTCGGCAGCCACTATGGCGCGCTGCCCGCACATGCCGGCTTATGGGAAGCGGCGCAGTTGACCGTAGACGATGCGCTGGCCCGGCTGGCCATCGTGCCGATGGTGCTCGAAGCGCGCGGGCTCGACGTCACACCGGCGACGATCGACCGCTTCCAGGGCGTCGGCGACGAGGTTTCGGCGCGGATATTGGCGCGAATCTATAGCGATGAGATTCGCCATGTGAGCGCGGGCACAGTCTGGTTCGGCTGGCTGTGCGACGAACGGGGATTCAACGTCGTCGAAACGTGGCAAAGCCTCGTAAAATCGCGATTCCGGGGCGCGCTCAAACCGCCGTTCAACGACTCGGCGCGCCGTGATGCCGGTTTAACGCAAGAATTCTACGCCGTTATTGCTTCGTAAGGATTGGAACAGCACACAGGCTTCGCGGGGGATGAGCAATCATCCAAACCAACAAACACCGGCGCCAAAGCCCTTTTGTGACTTTGGCGACATGGCAAATGCGGGGTCGTCGTTTTGATAAACACTCTTCTGGCGCAGAAGTTGCACCAAGTCGCAATCATCTGCGCGGCAGCATGTTTCGGACTGGCCGCCCCGGCCGTCCACGCCGCCGACACCAGCGCCGATGCCAGCATCAACGTTCCCGACGAACCCGATGACGACAGCTTCATCGCCGGCCGGATTTCGCCGAGCGAGGACACCGAAGCCCGCGCGATCTTCCAGGCCTGGAAGCGTCTCGACACCGGCCTCTCGGCTTCGATCGGCGTTGCAGTGCCGTCGCGCCGCCCGATCGAGCAGATGTCGCTCTCCTCGTCCTACGGCATGCGCGTTCACCCGATCACGGGCAAGGTCGCGCGCCACAACGGCATCGACATTCCGGCGCCGCATGGCACCCCCATCTATGCCACCGCCGACGGCATCGTCGGCCGCGCCCAGCGTCTGGGCGGCTATGGTAATTATGTCGAAATCGAACATGGCAACGCGATCCAGACGCGCTACGGCCATATGTCTTCGTACATCGTCACCCCCGGACAGTCGGTCAAGAAGGGCCAGATCGTCGGCTATGTCGGCTCGACCGGGCGTTCGACGGGCAACCACCTCCATTATGAAGTCCGCATCGAAGGCGCGCCGGTCAATCCGATGCCCTTCGTTCGTTCGGATTCGATGGCGATCGCCGCGCTGACGGGCGACAAGCTCGCAATGGGCGGTCCCGAGTAAGAAATTCAGGGTCGGAGAGGAGGGGGCGTCCGCCGGCCTTAGGCCGGGGCGCCCTTTTCATTTGCGATAAAGCGCCTATCTAAGCCCCATGGCCACCCAGCTTTCCGATATCACCCTGTCGCCCGCCGCCGCTGCGCGCGTCCGCTGGATTGCGGAACGCAAGGGCGGGGCCGCCCCGGCGCTGCGCCTCGCCGTCGATGGCGGCGGCTGTTCGGGCTTCACCTATCGTTTCGGCTTGGCCGAGAGCATCGAGGGCGATGATATCGTCACCGAAACCGACGGCGTGAAACTGGTCGTCGATCCGGTCAGCATCGACCTTGTGCGCGGCTGCGTCGTCGATTTCGTCGATTCGCTCGGCGGGTCGTCCTTCAAGGTCGAAAATCCGAACGCCGCCTCGGGCTGCGGTTGCGGGTCCAGCTTCTCGATCTGACGCCTTTCTAAGCTGCCAGCTTGCTGGCATAGGTGCGCCATGAAAATCGCGACCTTCAATATCAACGGGATCAAGGCCCGTCTGCCGCGCCTCGTCGAATGGCTCGAGGAAACGCAGCCCGATATCGCCTGCCTGCAGGAACTGAAGTCGAGCGACGAGACGATGCCGACCAAGGAGATCGAAGCCGCGGGTTACGGCTTCCTCTATCATGGGCAAAAGGGCTTCAACGGCGTCGCGATCCTCGCCAAGGGCACGCAGCCTGTCGAGGTGCAGCGCGGGCTCGCCGGCGAAGCCGAGGACGAGCAGTCGCGTTATCTGGAAGCCGACGTCCACGGCCTCCGCGTCGCGTCGATCTACCTCCCCAACGGCAATCCCCAACCGGGGCCGAAATTCGATTACAAGCTGCGCTGGATGGCGCGGTTGCGCGAGCGCGCCAGAGCATTGCTGGCGGCCGAAATTCCGACAATTCTCACCGGCGACTATAATGTCATCCCGCACGACGACGATGTGTGGGATCCGCGCGCGATGGCGACCGACGCGTTGATGCAGCCCGAATCGCGCGATGCGTGGTTCCGCCTGCTCGGCGACGGCTGGACCGACGCCATCCGCAGCCGCCATCCGGCGGGCGGCGTGTGGACCTTCTGGGACTATCAAGCCGGCGGATGGCAACGCGATCATGGTTTCCGGATCGATCACCTGCTGCTCAGCCCGGCGTTGGCCGACCGGCTGGTCGATGCCGGGGTCGACAAGGATCATCGCGGCCGCGAAAAGGCGAGCGACCATGCGCCGACCTGGGCGGTGCTGTCCTGATATCCACGCGCGCTGGCAAGTGCCGGCGGTTGCATCGACTGTTGCAAAAAAGTCGCAGCGCTTCGTTTTACACGGCGCGCATCGACTTTTCGTTTGTGCGCCGCAACAAATTCGCTGACAGGTTGATCACGCGAGACCGGACTGGCCCGAAAAGAGGCTGGCCGTCGCGCGGCAGGCAGGGACGATCCGTTTAACCAGTCAGGGATCTGTCCATGAAAAATCTCTCCCGTGCATGCTTCGGCGTGCTTCTCGCCGCTTCGGCCCTCTCGACCCCCGCCTTCGCGCAGGACGCCGAAGAAGATAGCGACGGCATCACCATCACCGGCAGCGCCACCGTCGTCAGCGACTATCGTTTCCGCGGCTTCAGCCAGTCGAACGAAGAGGCCGCGATCCAGGGTGGCTTTACCATTGGCCATGACAGCGGCCTGTATGTCGGTACCTGGGGATCGAGCATCGGCTTCAACAACGGCACCGAAATCGACGTCTTTGCGGGCTTCGCCAAGGAGGTCACGCCCGGCCTGACCGCCGACATCGGCGCGACCGTCTATCTTTACCCCGGCGCCAACAACACGACGGTGATCGAACCCTATGCCTCGCTGACCGGCGCGATCGGCCCGGCGACGGTCAAGGGCGGCATCGCCTGGGCTCCCGGTGGCCAGAATTCGCTCGGCGATGCGAGCGGCGTCTACATCTACAGCGACGTCGGCGTGCAAATCCCCGACACCCCGTTCAAGCTGAAGGGCCATGTCGGCTATGCCAAGAGCGACAGCTTCCTCGGCGGGCTCGACGGCGAAGTGTTCGACTATTCGGTCGGGGTCGATGTCACGTGGAAGGTGCTCACCCTCGGGGTCGCCTATGTGAATACCGACGCCCCGAAGTTCGGCGGTTACAAGGAAGCGGTCGGCGCCGACGG encodes:
- a CDS encoding putative bifunctional diguanylate cyclase/phosphodiesterase; protein product: MEMPARIESDDVGNVANESVSRGFFGKLGARKTAQRAATATLPTHEALLLLQNYEESGQGWFWSTDAQGRITYITDATAELMGRTGRQLLGTAFTELFLPVDSQGERQRTLPFLLTKQSKFEELPLRSAFEGDDRWWAVSGRPQFDNSGNFAGYRGSGMDITAQRRSAEDASRLALYDSLTGLANRFNISKTLETTLSAFATQQRSCAIMLLDLDRFKQVNDTLGHPAGDALLKQVAERLLKIVGDKEMVSRLGGDEFQIILPDQEDRGKLGDLAADIIASLSQPYSVEGSRCIIGASVGVAIAPFDGTSRDDLVRNADLALYAAKGNGRGRFRFYSNDLHQAAEDRRALEEDLRDALSRGEMQLGYQPVVQSKSNMVTGVEALVRWNHPERGMISPATFVPIAEEANMIWALGEWVLRKACEDAASWPGDMRVAVNVSPIQFANEELPKIVASALASTGLPPDRLELEITESVFLGDSAETARMFKALKGLGVRLALDDFGTGYSSLGYLQSAPFDKIKIDQSFVRGATVPGSRNAAIIAAIVALAEALEMETTAEGIESLDQLDLVRKLGVSHVQGYVYSKAVAHDELLEHAEARSWTIKPAGPAKQRNDRFQMFRKAGAIHDNHRYAVVIRNLSATGAFIEGIIDVPTGTRFVIDFGEGQLATATVRRSMKHQQGVEFEQSLVSDGNGGLCTRHRVSPYLIAAATQQSGGLSVPLFSTTSDYTGT
- a CDS encoding hemerythrin domain-containing protein; this translates as MAETKIFARLKADHDRHRKLLDQIDATQGDSDDREKLFEAFRVEVTAHAASEEMSLYATMLADPDLREEAQHSVSEHKEIDDMLTELYEMDFASTGWLTRFRTMKHRYLHHIDEEEEEMFPAAEKELSDARKKELIKIFEKEKPKEKAKAAAEEPSSEEARD
- the tgt gene encoding tRNA guanosine(34) transglycosylase Tgt, with translation MTDRFAFRVAATDGAARTGVIAMQRGEIRTPAFMPVGTAATVKAMRPAEVRATGADIILGNTYHLMLRPGAERMARLGGLHNFMGWDRPILTDSGGYQVMSLSALTKQSEEGVAFKSHLDGSRHMLTPERSMEIQRLLGSDIVMAFDECPPNGVDAKRAEASMERSMRWAARSRAGFDAGGEHAERAALFGIQQGSLDETLRARSAAALTDIGFDGYAIGGLAVGEGQDAMFGVLDYAPGQLPADKPRYLMGVGKPDDLVGAVARGVDMFDCVLPTRSGRNGQAFTWDGPVNIRNAKHAEDMAPLDADCSCPVCTTWSRAYLHHLVRAGEMLGAMLMTQHNLHFYQVLMQRMRDAIAAGSFAAFRSDFEARYRR
- a CDS encoding NepR family anti-sigma factor, with protein sequence MPSEPGSSPQKPAGKDAEKKNPRKAQDVNLALRRAYDTAVDESIPQSMIDLLNKLS
- a CDS encoding response regulator, with product MSLGQAIAPHLPYLRRYGRAISGSQQSGDALVARLLETLVANPGSVDAEADLRIQLYRMVHDNFGLMNQEAANDDQKALSEIAIADARLRRIPSLARQALLLTAVEGFSPEDTGRIIGRDAGAVDALIAEATDEIDRQTRARILIIEDEPIIAMDIEMIVRDLGHDVVAVATTHREAVDEAQKHQPGLVLADIQLADNSSGIEAVQEILSDVKLPVIFITAFPERLLTGDRPEPAFLLTKPYQPATLRAAISQVLFFDESTVPA
- a CDS encoding bifunctional [glutamine synthetase] adenylyltransferase/[glutamine synthetase]-adenylyl-L-tyrosine phosphorylase, which gives rise to MTVPDASARQSALDRLTAHAPFLARLVDINPDDIQRFLAEGTDAALASVTPPQVDDDIMRTLRQWRGRMALLLALGDLSGEHDVATTTRLLTAFADEACDAALAAAFAERVPGEEPRGLAVIALGKLGSHELNYSSDIDPILIFDPDTMPRRQRDDPDEAAVRIARRMVEILSARTGDGHVLRVDLRLRPHPEVTPIVLPVNAAISYYESEALAWEQAAFIRSRASAGDRALGERFLSAIQPFIWRRSLDFRQLKEIGAMSDRIRDHFAQGQAFGPGYDLKRGRGGIREIEFFAQVHQLIYGGRDPSLRPPATVDALAALAEAGRIEAEIAKRLSGHYATLRRVEHRLQMIEDQQTHSLPVQPAALDCVARLDGHADGAALLAMLEPVVTDVGACYDRLVAERAVTAGLPKGEGELAAQLMGAGFDPPDAALRTIAEWRGGKQRALRSPAALDALETVLPELVKALGAAPDPDGALLRFDKLVAGLPSAVNFFHLLAAQPALAKVATRVLSLAPTLADALATRVELIEGLIDSRAFDAPADTEALRAEWAPGLAGLDYERLLDRVRDRVGERRFAYGVQLIAGATDPLIIARGYADLAEAALGVLGDATVAEFVAAHGRIADSELIVLALGRLGGRALTHASDLDLIYLFTGDHLAESDGPRPLGATTYYNRLAQRVTAAMSVPTAAGKLYDVDTRLRPSGEQGPLVVTLDSFERYQREEAWTWEHMALLRARPVYGSAGPRADVGRIIAELLSMPRDPAKLAQDAAEMRDRIAAHKPPKGTLDIKGGPGGLVDLEFAMQVTQLASGQCHDPNIAAALACLKAAGLAPAEVCDAHGLLARMLVMLRLTAPEGEPATAAARQLVASACGEPGWPQLLAAHDAARQEVASWWASIRPQMPVQQETGS
- a CDS encoding peroxiredoxin codes for the protein MSGPQIGDAIPAVKLLDADGATIDVAAMKGAPLVVYFYPKADTPGCTVEAQDFTRLAPEFAHLKAQVLAVSRDAPAKLCKFRDKYGLTVRLASDEDGAVCEAFGTWVEKQNYGRTYMGIERSTFLFGADGKLAKEWRKVRVKGHAEAVLEAAKAL
- a CDS encoding ferritin-like domain-containing protein; this translates as MTSLGEAARAVLLTPDPHDKRRAARSLARAWRQGRLDHRCDVAMPYQPAWPATPELLPPNQMPRRRKGGSERGRIALLHALAHIEFVAIDLAVDLIGRFGGEFPRQFVDDWIGVAADEAMHFALLDRRLRGLGSHYGALPAHAGLWEAAQLTVDDALARLAIVPMVLEARGLDVTPATIDRFQGVGDEVSARILARIYSDEIRHVSAGTVWFGWLCDERGFNVVETWQSLVKSRFRGALKPPFNDSARRDAGLTQEFYAVIAS